The genomic stretch TTTTGATCATCTGTTAAATAAATAGATTTACCGTCATCAATAGAAGAGGAAAGGAGGATTTCTCCCAGTTTACTAACAGGGACTCTCATGCGAATAAACCCGATATTTTGTCCTGTGGTTGGATTTTTGATCACCGAAGCAGTATAAATAGAAAAAATGCCTTCAGTGGCTGAAATGAGGGGGTTACTTACCGTTGCTCCATTTTTTGCTTTAGCTTCTTGAATATAAGTACGATTCAGATGATTTCCTAAAGGTTTTCCTGTGGTTTGAGCGATGACGTTACCTTTAGTATCAAATAAAGCAATGCTGTCATAGTAATTGTATTTTTCTTTGATGTTATTCAATTCTTTATTTAATTTGGCAGTGTTGCGATTCGCAAAATCTGGTGATCCTCCAAAAAGACTAGCCATTGTTTGGACATCTAAATAATTTTCATTAATTTTTAGATCTAGTTTAGTCTCAATAAATTCAGCATCTTTTTTTTCTGAATTTTCAATTTGTGTTTGAAAAGAACTATTTACGATTACCCCGATCGCTGTTCCTACTAATAATAAAGGTGTTACCCCTAATGCGATCGCTAAAGTTCTAAATTTAAACCGTAAATTTTGAGATTCAAACCATGAAAATATGCCTTGTTTCTGAGAATTATCTTGAGGAGAATGAGGACTATTTTTTGAGGAGGAGTTGACACCATTAACATTAATATTTTCTGACTTAGATGAGTCACTAAGATTATTTTCTAAAGTATTAGATTGTGTATCCTTGTTAATTTGATTAGGTTGTGGAGAAGTTTGGGTCATGGAATCTTACCTCTAAATGATTGACACTGAAATTTAATTTAAGTATTTTTACCTATGATTTAGGTTATTTATTCTCTTAATATATGCTCTTAATTCTAACTCATAGATAATCAACCGTTAAATCAAAGATTATAAAAAAGAATTTTGCCATAATTTTGCAACTAGGATGCAGAAATTAAAAGAGTAAACATTAAATCAAATCTTTATCTATAAATACCTATTAATTCTCAGTTCAAAATAAAACTTTTTATTAGATACTTAAAATTTCATTTTGTTTTACTATCTTCTTTGTTACTCATTACTAAATTTTATAAAAAGTGCAAGTTAAGAGTTATACTAGGAAAGTTGAGTAAAATTCTTATCGTAAAAGAGCGATTCGTTATAAGGAAAAAATATTAATTTTTATGAAAATAACTCAGGAGAAACTTCCTGCTAGTCAAATCGGTTTAGAAATCGAGATTCCTGCAGAAATATCAAAAAATACTTACGAAAAAGTTGTTAAAGAAATAGCTAAAACGGCGAACATTCCCGGGTTTAGAAAAGGTAAAATTCCTCGCCCAATTTTATTACAGCGTTTAGGTAGTGAAAGAATAAAAGCGGCAGTTTTAGAGGAATTAATTCAAGATAGCTTAGAAAAAGCTATTGAACAAGAATCTATTAGTGTTTTAGGAAATTATAGATTAAAATCTGATTTTGAAGATTTAATTAAAACATATAAACCCGATGAAGTTTTTACTTTTAAGGCGGCAGTAGATGTAGCTCCAGAAGTTACTTTAGGACAATATCAAGGGCTACAAGTAAAAGCAGAAGAAATAGTTTACAAAGAAGAAGATGTAAATAAACTATTAGATGAGCGTCGGGAAAAATTAGCAACTTTAATTCCTGTCGAAAATCGTGGTGCTCAAATGGGAGATATTGCTGTTATTGATTTTGAAGGGCGTAAACCTACAGAAAATGGAGAGGAAGGAGAAATAATTCAGGGTACAGAAGGTAAAGAGTATCAAGTAGAGTTAAGCGAAGGTAAGTTTATTCCGGGTTTTGTGGAAGGTATTGTCGGTATGAATATCGATGAAACCAAAAAACTTAATTTATCTTTTCCTGAAGATTATCCTCAAAAAGATTTAGCGGGAGAAGCGATTATTTTCACTGTCACTCTTAAAGATTTAAAAGAAAAAGAGTTGCCTGAATTAGATGATGATTTTGCTCAAGAAGTGAGCGAGTTTGAAACGATGGCAGAATTAAAAGAGTCTTTAGAAAAACAGTATAAAGATAAAGCCGCTAATGATACTAAACAAAATATTCATGGAGCGATCGTAGAGGAATTATTAAAGCATACCTCGATCGATCTTCCAGAGTCAATGCTAGAGGAAGAAACCCAGAATATTCTCTTACAAACCGCTAATCAACTTCAAAGCTACGGTATGGATGTTAACCAGTTTTTAACCAGAGAAGTGGTAACAAAAATGAGAGAAACAGCTAAACCAGAAGCTAGTAAAAATCTTCATACTACTTTGATAATAGAGAAAATTGCTGAACAAGAATCTATTAGTGTCAGTGAAGAAGAAGTAACCGCTAAGACTATTGAGATTAGAGAAACTCTAAAAAATCGTGATGTTGATGAAGAAAAATTAACCAAATACGTCAAACATGATTTATTAGCAGAAAAAACTCTCGATTGGTTACAAGAAAAAACCCAAGTAGAATTAGTACCTGAAGGTAGTTTAACCCCTCCAGAAAAAGAAGAATTGACGGAAGAAACGGAAGAATCAAATTCTTAAGTTACAGACAGTTAACAATTAGCAATCATCAGTTATCAATTATCAATTATTAGTCGTGAGCGAGAATAAATTTTCTGAAGTAAAATACGGTGAAAGGGCAATTGAAGACGGAAATTTAATTACTTTTCCGAATCCTCGCCCAGGTAGAGTTTATGATGTGAGTATTACCTTGCCAGAGTTTACTTGTAAATGTCCTTTCTCTGGTTATCCTGATTTTGCCACTATTTATATCAACTATTCTCCCGATGAAAAGGTAGTAGAATTAAAAGCCATCAAACTATACATTAACAGTTATCGCGATCGATATATTTCTCATGAAGAATCTGTTAACCAAATTTTAGATGATTTTGTCGAGGCTTGTGATCCTTTATCGATAACAGTCAAAGGAGATTTTTACCCACGAGGTAATGTACATACAGTCATCGAAGTAAAACATAATAAGGCGTTGTCTTTTTAGGTTATTTTTGAGATATAATAAGCCACTAATTTGATATTTTTAAACAGCAATGTTATTTACTAAAATAGTTTTTAGTGGTCGTAATTTTTTTGTTAAATCCATTAGTATAGTTTGCATTTTTAGTTTTTTATTCCTTAGTGGTTGTCAAAATACTGGTTTAAATTCTGATTCTTTAGACAATAATCAAGTTACTAAAATTACTTTTTGGCATGGTATTAATCCACCAGAAAATAGAGCGATTTTTAACGAATTATTAACTAAATTTAATGAACAAAATCCTAGTATTAAAGTAGAGCCTTTATATGTAGGACAACCTGATGAACAATTACCCAAAATTATCGCCTCGATCGCTGGAAATCAACCACCTGATATACTATGGTATGTACCTCAATTAACGGGAAAATTAGTCGAATTACAAGCCCTTAAATCTCTACAAAATTGGTGGAATAATTCGGAGATAAAAAATGAAATTGATCCTGCGATGTTAGCAACAATGGAATTAGATAATGAT from Geminocystis sp. NIES-3709 encodes the following:
- the tig gene encoding trigger factor, giving the protein MKITQEKLPASQIGLEIEIPAEISKNTYEKVVKEIAKTANIPGFRKGKIPRPILLQRLGSERIKAAVLEELIQDSLEKAIEQESISVLGNYRLKSDFEDLIKTYKPDEVFTFKAAVDVAPEVTLGQYQGLQVKAEEIVYKEEDVNKLLDERREKLATLIPVENRGAQMGDIAVIDFEGRKPTENGEEGEIIQGTEGKEYQVELSEGKFIPGFVEGIVGMNIDETKKLNLSFPEDYPQKDLAGEAIIFTVTLKDLKEKELPELDDDFAQEVSEFETMAELKESLEKQYKDKAANDTKQNIHGAIVEELLKHTSIDLPESMLEEETQNILLQTANQLQSYGMDVNQFLTREVVTKMRETAKPEASKNLHTTLIIEKIAEQESISVSEEEVTAKTIEIRETLKNRDVDEEKLTKYVKHDLLAEKTLDWLQEKTQVELVPEGSLTPPEKEELTEETEESNS
- the queF gene encoding preQ(1) synthase; protein product: MSENKFSEVKYGERAIEDGNLITFPNPRPGRVYDVSITLPEFTCKCPFSGYPDFATIYINYSPDEKVVELKAIKLYINSYRDRYISHEESVNQILDDFVEACDPLSITVKGDFYPRGNVHTVIEVKHNKALSF